The following are encoded together in the Diabrotica undecimpunctata isolate CICGRU chromosome 7, icDiaUnde3, whole genome shotgun sequence genome:
- the Gbeta13F gene encoding guanine nucleotide-binding protein subunit beta-1, which translates to MNELDSLRQEAETLKNAIRDARKAACDTSLVQATASLEPIGRVQMRTRRTLRGHLAKIYAMHWGSDSRNLVSASQDGKLIVWDSHTTNKVHAIPLRSSWVMTCAYAPSGNFVACGGLDNICSIYSLKTREGNVRVSRELPGHTGYLSCCRFLDDNQIVTSSGDMSCALWDIETGQQVASFLGHTGDVMSLSLSPDMRTFVSGACDASAKLWDIREGLCKQTFPGHESDINAVTFFPNGFAFATGSDDATCRLFDIRADQELAMYSHDNIICGITSVAFSKSGRLLLAGYDDFNCNVWDSMKTERAGILAGHDNRVSCLGVTDNGMAVGTGSWDSFLRIWN; encoded by the exons gaTGCTCGCAAAGCGGCTTGTGACACATCTTTGGTACAGGCTACTGCCAGTCTGGAGCCCATTGGCCGAGTGCAGATGCGGACTAGACGTACTCTCAGAGGCCATCTGGCCAAGATATATGCTATGCACTGGGGCTCAGACTCAAGGAATCTTGTATCAGCATCACAAGATGGAAAACTTATTGTATGGGACAGTCACACCACAAATAAG GTACATGCAATCCCTCTCAGATCATCATGGGTGATGACATGTGCTTATGCACCATCTGGAAATTTTGTTGCCTGTGGAGGTTTAGATAATATATGCTCTATCTATAGCCTAAAGACTAGAGAAGGCAATGTTCGGGTAAGCCGAGAATTACCTGGTCATACTGGTTATCTATCTTGCTGTCGTTTCCTTGATGACAACCAAATTGTGACTAGTTCAGGAGATATGTCTTGTGCCCTATGGGATATTGAGACTGGGCAGCAAGTTGCTTCTTTCTTAGGACACACAGGAGATGTAATGTCTCTTTCTTTGTCACCTGACATGCGTACATTTGTATCAG gggcATGTGACGCTTCTGCGAAACTTTGGGATATTCGAGAAGGTTTGTGCAAACAGACATTCCCTGGTCACGAGTCAGACATTAACGCAGTTACGTTCTTCCCCAATGGTTTCGCCTTTGCCACAGGTAGCGACGATGCTACATGCAGACTGTTCGACATTAGGGCGGACCAAGAGTTGGCTATGTATAGCCACGATAACATCATTTGCGGCATAACTAGCGTCGCATTTAGCAAATCTGGTAGATTACTTCTAGCTGGATATGATGATTTCAATTGTAATGTGTGGGATTCTATGAAAACAGAAAGAGCAG gtatattAGCTGGTCACGATAATCGCGTTAGTTGTTTAGGAGTTACAGATAATGGAATGGCAGTGGGGACAGGTTCGTGGGACAGTTTCCTACGCATTTGGAATTAA